The following are encoded in a window of Narcine bancroftii isolate sNarBan1 chromosome 2, sNarBan1.hap1, whole genome shotgun sequence genomic DNA:
- the tcf19l gene encoding transcription factor 19, whose amino-acid sequence MLSEVQPCLQLLRIGTAPHPSPACAPRDLYTFLPAGRRCTFRLGRQADLTDLRLSSGRAGELISRVHAELQAERGPAGDWMVHIVDRSTNGTFVNDVRIPKGQRTELADGDTVTFGHPDAMNIPEGCLATQQDSEFYFLFQKVSVRPADFDAITIPKVREQCGFRPVCSTDKCISPQAARIRSFTETPAASRATLILNSIGSISKLKSQLSTFQTELEDSGQYGDTRGVLGKFRQFLKSRGSSNDMVTTPAQKKPGDRPVTKHRRKTVHTVLPDLELEEELQRFSVKVQQSATGRRHCKSESGVDHNLYRQLTLGVRELSPESNPTFKKHKLEHNAPIPQSAIESAHITPTGKKRGRPRKHPFGNISLGSQVTCKVFTHTLHAAEQCAAERCQLPQEDTVAWVQCDDCDAWYHMACVGCNYIAMKEASAEFHCGCR is encoded by the exons ATGCTGTCGGAGGTCCAGCCGTGTCTGCAGTTGCTCCGCATCGGCACAGCTCCCCACCCGAGCCCTGCCTGCGCCCCGCGCGACCTCTACACCTTCCTGCCGGCCGGCCGCCGCTGCACCTTCCGCCTGGGCCGCCAGGCCGACCTGACCGACCTGCGCCTGAGCTCGGGCCGGGCTGGCGAGCTCATCTCCCGGGTGCATGCCGAACTGCAGGCCGAGAGGGGGCCGGCCGGCGATTGGATGGTGCACATCGTGGACAGGAGCACGAACG GAACTTTTGTGAATGATGTTCGCATTCCCAAAGGCCAAAGGACTGAGCTTGCAGATGGTGATACGGTCACCTTCGGTCATCCTGATGCCATGAACATCCCAGAGGGCTGTTTGGCAACTCAGCAGGACTCTGAGTTTTATTTCCTATTCCAAAAGGTCAGCGTGCGTCCAGCAGACTTTGATGCCATAACAATTCCCAAGGTACGGGAGCAATGTGGATTCCGGCCGGTCTGTTCCACAGATAAATGCATCTCTCCCCAGGCGGCTCGGATCCGGAGCTTCACTGAGACACCAGCTGCCTCCCGGGCGACTCTGATTCTGAACTCTATTGGTAGCATCAGCAAGCTGAAGTCGCAGCTCTCCACCTTTCAGACTGAACTAGAGGACAGTGGCCAGTATGGTGATACAAGGGGGGTTTTGGGGAAATTTCGACAGTTCTTGAAGAGCCGGGGTTCCAGCAATGATATGGTCACCACTCCAGCTCAGAAGAAGCCAGGTGATCGGCCAGTCACCAAGCATCGGCGGAAGACTGTTCACACTGTCCTTCCGGACCTTGAGCTGGAGGAAGAACTACAACGGTTTTCGGTGAAGGTGCAACAAAGTGCCACTGGCCGTCGGCACTGCAAATCGGAGTCTGGGGTGGACCACAATTTGTATCGACAGTTGACTTTGGGTGTCCGGGAATTGTCGCCAGAATCAAACCCCACCTTCAAGAAGCACAAATTGGAGCACAATGCTCCTATTCCCCAAAGTGCAATCGAGAGTGCCCACATTACTCCCACTGG GAAGAAGCGAGGTCGTCCCCGAAAGCATCCTTTCGGCAATATTTCGCTTGGTTCACAGGTCACATGTAAGGTCTTCACTCACACGCTACATGCCGCAGAGCAGTGCGCCGCTGAACGATGCCAGTTGCCCCAGGAAGATACTGTGGCGTGGGTGCAGTGCGATGATTGTGATGCCTGGTATCACATGGCTTGCGTTGGATGCAACTACATTGCCATGAAAGAGGCATCAGCAGAATTCCATTGTGGCTGCAGGTAA